Proteins encoded together in one Chryseobacterium taklimakanense window:
- a CDS encoding XRE family transcriptional regulator, whose amino-acid sequence MSVFSENIKHLRAQLQVSQQSVADSLKISRGRYAKYEDGSNEPPIDILIKMSKFHRISVDLLLTVNIRKYPLDEILALPDNRIVLPVSVDSKGENKIEIVPHKASMGYLNGYSDPEYIEGLQSLSLPFLRNGKYRAFPVTGDSMPPFNDGTFIVGKYVESFSDLKNGTPYIFITQNEGITYKRFQGASEKSVKVSPDNEFYEPYEISKSQILEMWEFSCSINTREFSLKKNDDLSPKEVYILLKKEIDLLKTELHARKEQ is encoded by the coding sequence ATGTCAGTTTTTTCAGAAAATATAAAACATTTGCGCGCTCAGCTGCAGGTTTCACAGCAATCGGTCGCTGACAGCCTGAAAATCAGCAGAGGCCGCTACGCAAAATATGAAGACGGTTCCAATGAGCCACCGATCGATATTTTAATCAAGATGTCCAAATTCCACAGGATCAGTGTCGACCTTCTGCTTACGGTGAATATCCGTAAATATCCGCTGGACGAGATTCTTGCTCTGCCGGATAACAGGATCGTTTTGCCGGTTTCAGTAGATTCAAAAGGTGAAAATAAAATAGAAATTGTACCCCATAAAGCATCCATGGGCTACCTGAACGGCTATTCGGATCCGGAATATATCGAAGGTCTGCAGTCGCTGTCCTTACCATTTTTACGTAACGGGAAATACCGCGCGTTTCCTGTAACCGGTGACTCGATGCCGCCTTTCAATGACGGAACCTTCATCGTCGGAAAATATGTTGAATCATTCAGCGATCTAAAAAATGGAACGCCGTACATATTTATAACCCAAAACGAAGGAATTACTTATAAAAGATTTCAAGGCGCTTCCGAAAAGTCCGTTAAGGTGAGCCCCGACAATGAATTTTATGAGCCCTACGAAATCAGTAAATCGCAGATCCTCGAGATGTGGGAATTCAGCTGCAGCATCAATACCAGGGAATTTTCACTTAAAAAGAATGATGATCTGTCGCCTAAAGAAGTTTACATCCTGCTGAAGAAAGAAATCGACCTTTTAAAAACAGAACTGCACGCCAGAAAAGAGCAGTAA